The Halioglobus maricola genome segment AGTGTCCGGGATGTCGGGATACAATCTGGCCATTGCCTCACGCAAGCCCAGGCCAATTATGTTTGCCGCCGCCGCGTCGGACGGCGCCTTCAGGCCCATTCCAGTGGCGGCCTGCTGTACCGCTACAACAATCTGCGCCACTGAATCCGAGAGCGTACCATCCCAATCAAATACTATCATTTACAATTACTTACGTAGCTTAACTAAAGCTTCTTCTAGGTCGTTATCGAGCTCTGCCAGCAGGTCCATACGCCCTACTTCGGGCAGCTTGAAGCGCAGTTGATGGGCGTGCAGGAACAGGCGCTTGAGACCGAGCTCTCGACAGAGAGCCTCGCCCTTCTCCGACCCGTATTTGGCGTCACCCAACAATGGAAAACCAGCGTGTAGCGCATGCACGCGAATCTGGTGGGTTCGCCCTGTGACGGGCTTGGCCTGTACCAGCGTGGCGCGTTCAAAGCGCTCTACCACGCTGAACTCGGTAATAGAGGGCTTGCCGTCTTTGGAGACCCGCACCATACGCTCACCGGACTTGAGCGTATTCTTCTCCAGCGGCGCCTCTATCCGCTTCAGGCTTCGTGGCCATTGGCCCGGCACGAGCGCGAGATAGCGTTTGTCGACCCGGTCTTCGCGCAGCTGCCGATGTAGCTCACGCAACGTCGCCGGCTTTCTTGCCACCATGATCAGGCCGGAGGTATCCCTGTCCAGGCGATGCACCAACTCCAGATAGCGGTCATCCGGGCGCGTCTGTCGCAGACACTCGATCATGCCAAAATTGAGGCCCGACCCACCGTGCACGGCCAGCCCGGACGGCTTGTTGACCACCAACAGTGTGCCGTCTTCATAGACGATACGCTCGCTGAGCTGCTCCGCCCAATATCGGGGAATAGTGGGCGGATCGCTTGGTGCCGGGGTACGCAGAGGCGGAATTCGCACCTTATCGCCGGTGACGAGGCGATAATCGGGCTTCACCCTGCCCTTATTCACCCGGATCTCTCCCTTGCGCATCGCCTTGTACAGCCGCGTGCGCGGGACCCCCTTCAACTCGCGATTAAGGAAGTTGTCCAGGCGCTGGCCGGAGAAGTCTTCGCCAACGGTGACAAACCGCACACTTGGCCTTGATTGTTCGCTATCTGACATAAGTTCCGGAATTCGTTTAATTTTCTCAGGATTGCTGCTATAGTCCCGCGCTGTGATCGAACCCGCCCGTGAACATACCGGTGCCGGTGAGTAACAACCCTGGCGAAGTTTGGGCCTGCCGACGAGAGAGCAAGGTACCGCCAGACAGATCACATGTAACGAGGATGTCGAGGCGAGGGCCACATCTGCGGCGTATAAACGCCGCCAGCCCGGCGCCATCATCGACATAAAACGAAACCGAGCAGTAGTGACTGCCGGGACACCGAATCAGTTAACGAGATATTACAGCGTCGTCGCAAGCCCCAGGTGCTGCGACACTAACAAAAAGGCGGGATCAGTACCACAACATCCCACCGGCGCTGCAAGGCCCCGCCAGATCGGCGGAGCCCCTGGAACCTGGATGCCGGGAGTGGCATTCACGCAATCAGGGCCCTAGCCCTGCTTACCTACAGCCTCTCCCCAAAAGGCCTGAAAAGCCTGCTCTGGAACTGTATTCCCTGCCCCGCCAGGCCTGCTCACAAGGCTAATGGCACATCTATGAAGAAAATGCTTATCAATGCAACTCAACCTGAAGAGTTGCGCGTTGCGCTGGTCGACGGCCAGCGTCTATACGACCTGGACATCGAGAACCGTACCCGAATCCAGAAAAAATCCAACATCTACAAGGGCAAAATTACCCGTGTAGAACCCTCGCTCGAAGCGGCGTTTGTCGACTTCGGCGCCGAGCGCCACGGCTTCCTGCCACTGAAGGAAATCGCCCGAGAATACTTCTACCGCAAGCCAGATGGCGACGGTCGAATGAAAATCAAGGACGTGGTCAAGGAAGGCACCGAGATCATCATCCAGGTGGATAAGGAAGAGCGCGGGAACAAGGGCGCTGCTCTCACCACGTTTATCAGCCTCGCTGGCCGGTACATGGTACTCATGCCCAACAACTCCCGTGCTGGCGGCATCTCCCGCAGCATTGAAGGCGACGAGCGCAGCGAATTGCGCGAAAACATGTCTCACCTGGAAATCCCCAATGGCATGGGGGTGATTGTGCGCACCGCCGCTGTGGGCCGCTCCACCGAAGAACTGCAGTGGGATCTCAACTACCTCCTGTCGCTGTGGGAAAAGATTGGCAACGCCAACGAAGAGGTAAAATCCCCCAACCTGCTGTTCCAGGAAAGTAACGTGATCATTCGCGCCGTGCGCGACTACCTGCGCGATGACATCGACCAGGTGCTGATCGACTCCACGGATGCCTTCAAACAGGCTCAGGATTTTGTCGGCATGGTAATGCCTCAGTACAAAAGCCGCCTGCGCATGTACGAAGACAACATTCCGATGTTCAACCGCTTCCAGATCGAGAGCCAGATCGAGACCGCGTTCCAGCGCGAAGTACGCCTGCCCTCCGGCGGCTCCATTGTGATCGATCCAACCGAGGCTCTGGTCTCCATCGATATCAACTCCGCCCGTGCCACCAAGGGTAAGGACATCGAGGAAACTGCGCTCAAGACCAACCTGGAGGCCGCCGACGAAGTGGCCCGCCAGTTGCGACTGCGCGACATGGGTGGCCTGGTTGTCATCGATTTCATCGACATGATGGCATCCAAGAGCCAGCGCCAGGTTGAAAACCGCATGCGCGACGCTCTGGATATCGACCGTGCCCGGGTACAGGTCGGCCGTATCTCAAGGTTTGGCCTGCTAGAAATGTCACGCCAGCGCCTGCGTCCATCACTCGGCGAAACCAGCGGCAAAGTCTGCCCCCGTTGTAACGGTCAAGGCACTATCCGCGACACCAAATCACTTGCACTCTCAATCCTGCGCTTGCTGGAAGAGGAAGCAATCAAGGAGCGCAGCGCTGAAGTCCGTGCCATCGTTCCAGTGGACGTGGCTGCCTACCTGCTCAACGAAAAGCGTGGCGCTCTCAACGATGTAGAGCGCGACACCAAAGTACGCGTACTCGTGGTACCCAACCCCAACCTGGAAACACCACACTTCGAAGTACAGCGCCTGCGTGACGACGAGGTAGAAGGCCACGAGATCAGCTACAAGATCGATATCGCTGAGCCCGATATGGACGCTATAACCGACAGCCACAAGGCTGCCATTCCTGTCCAGCAAGCCGCTGTCCAGGCGATAGCACCAACAGCGCCAGCGCCAGAAGCCGCTCCTCGTCAGGAGAAGCCGAAGCAGCAAAATCGCAACCGCGGTGGCAAGCAACAAGCCAAACCTGAGCCCAAGCCTAAAGCGGGTCTGTTCTCTCGTATCTGGTCCGCCATTGCCGGTGAACCAGAGGTTGAGGAAAAACCTGCCGAGAAGAAGCCTCAGGGTCGCCAGCAACGTCAGGGCGAGGGCGAGCAGAAATCCGGCGGCAACAACCGTAACCGCAATCGCAACCGCAACCGCAATCGCAACCGGAATGGCGAGCGCAGTGGTGACGGTCAGCAGCGCGGCGAGAACCGCAATCAACAGAACCGCGGCAACGAGCAGCGCGGCGAGCAAGAACGCCGCGATCCACAGCAACGTTCCGAGAGCGGCGAAGGCCAAAAGCGTCAGCGCAACGAAGAAGGTGGCAACAACCGCAACCGTAATCGCAACCGCCGTCGCAACAACGACGACCGTCGCAAGCAGGATGTCGCCGCTGAAACGCCTGTTGAAAACCAGCAGGACACCGCCGCACAGAGCGAAGAACGCCGTGAAGACGCCCCACGCAAGCGCCCGTCTGAGATGAAGCGTGGCGAGCCCCGCCGTCGTCGCAACCGCGGCCGTAAGCCTGAAGGAGAAGCTGCAACCGGAAATGTGGAAGCACTTGCCGCCAAGCCCAAGCCCGCGCCCGAGGCCAGGCCAGAAGCTGAGCAAGCGCCCGCACCCGTTGCGGCAGAACCCACGACGGAGGCCCCCGCCGTTGCTGCGCCTGTGGTAGAAACGCCTGCCGCTGCAGCCACTCCCGCAGCACCAGCGTCCACTGCCCCTGCTGAATTAGAAGCGCCTGTTGCGACTGCAGAAGCCTCCACGCCCGAAGCGAAACCTGGTGCAGAAGCGCCTGCTGAGCCGGTTGCTGCAGCTCCTGCACAAGCCACACCGGCTCCTGTTGAGCCTGTGGCCGAAACGCCTGCACCGAAAGCGGCCCCCGTCGGCATTACGGCTGATGGCCGTGCGGTTAACGACCCACGCATTGCAGCCAAGCCGGTTACCGACGTTGAGGTGAGCACCAACACATTCGCACTGTTCAGTGACGAAGTCGCTCCAGCGGCTACGCACAGCGGCCGGATTGTTGCGCGCGCGCCGAACGACCCACGTGGTGCATTGCCCGAGGCAGCTGCTCCGGTAGCAGAAGAAGCGCCGGCAACTGAGCCGGTCACCGAAGCTACAGAGGAAGAAGAAGCCGCCCAGGTGTAAAATGCCTCGAGAAAACAAGCACAAGAGGCCTGTTGGCCCTTGTGCCTGTTATTCGAAAAGGTATAATCCTCGCCAGCTCCGCGCTGCGGCTCGGGCGCAAACAATTTGAAGGTTTTGGTGGGCTGGCTGAGTGGTCGAAAGCGGCGGTCTTGAAAACCGTTGAGGGTTTATCCCCTCCCGGGGTTCGAATCCCTGGC includes the following:
- the rne gene encoding ribonuclease E — translated: MKKMLINATQPEELRVALVDGQRLYDLDIENRTRIQKKSNIYKGKITRVEPSLEAAFVDFGAERHGFLPLKEIAREYFYRKPDGDGRMKIKDVVKEGTEIIIQVDKEERGNKGAALTTFISLAGRYMVLMPNNSRAGGISRSIEGDERSELRENMSHLEIPNGMGVIVRTAAVGRSTEELQWDLNYLLSLWEKIGNANEEVKSPNLLFQESNVIIRAVRDYLRDDIDQVLIDSTDAFKQAQDFVGMVMPQYKSRLRMYEDNIPMFNRFQIESQIETAFQREVRLPSGGSIVIDPTEALVSIDINSARATKGKDIEETALKTNLEAADEVARQLRLRDMGGLVVIDFIDMMASKSQRQVENRMRDALDIDRARVQVGRISRFGLLEMSRQRLRPSLGETSGKVCPRCNGQGTIRDTKSLALSILRLLEEEAIKERSAEVRAIVPVDVAAYLLNEKRGALNDVERDTKVRVLVVPNPNLETPHFEVQRLRDDEVEGHEISYKIDIAEPDMDAITDSHKAAIPVQQAAVQAIAPTAPAPEAAPRQEKPKQQNRNRGGKQQAKPEPKPKAGLFSRIWSAIAGEPEVEEKPAEKKPQGRQQRQGEGEQKSGGNNRNRNRNRNRNRNRNGERSGDGQQRGENRNQQNRGNEQRGEQERRDPQQRSESGEGQKRQRNEEGGNNRNRNRNRRRNNDDRRKQDVAAETPVENQQDTAAQSEERREDAPRKRPSEMKRGEPRRRRNRGRKPEGEAATGNVEALAAKPKPAPEARPEAEQAPAPVAAEPTTEAPAVAAPVVETPAAAATPAAPASTAPAELEAPVATAEASTPEAKPGAEAPAEPVAAAPAQATPAPVEPVAETPAPKAAPVGITADGRAVNDPRIAAKPVTDVEVSTNTFALFSDEVAPAATHSGRIVARAPNDPRGALPEAAAPVAEEAPATEPVTEATEEEEAAQV
- the rluC gene encoding 23S rRNA pseudouridine(955/2504/2580) synthase RluC; translated protein: MSDSEQSRPSVRFVTVGEDFSGQRLDNFLNRELKGVPRTRLYKAMRKGEIRVNKGRVKPDYRLVTGDKVRIPPLRTPAPSDPPTIPRYWAEQLSERIVYEDGTLLVVNKPSGLAVHGGSGLNFGMIECLRQTRPDDRYLELVHRLDRDTSGLIMVARKPATLRELHRQLREDRVDKRYLALVPGQWPRSLKRIEAPLEKNTLKSGERMVRVSKDGKPSITEFSVVERFERATLVQAKPVTGRTHQIRVHALHAGFPLLGDAKYGSEKGEALCRELGLKRLFLHAHQLRFKLPEVGRMDLLAELDNDLEEALVKLRK